The bacterium genome includes a window with the following:
- a CDS encoding ATPase, with translation MPEKGLIAIGAALAVGIAAIGTGWAQSRIGSAGAGAMAEKPEVSGFIIVLVALPETMVILGFVVATMIILML, from the coding sequence ATGCCTGAAAAAGGACTTATCGCAATCGGAGCGGCGCTGGCGGTGGGAATCGCCGCCATAGGGACGGGGTGGGCGCAGTCCCGCATCGGCTCGGCCGGCGCCGGGGCGATGGCGGAAAAGCCTGAGGTGAGCGGTTTTATCATCGTACTCGTCGCGTTACCCGAGACTATGGTCATCCTCGGGTTCGTCGTCGCGACCATGATCATCCTGATGCTCTAG